Part of the Bacteroidales bacterium genome is shown below.
GACAATCGATTGTATGAAATAGATAAAATAATACATTCAGCCAAAATTATTCAAACTACTGTTGAAGTTGTTGATGTACCCGGGTTAATAAAAGGAGCCAGTAAAGGTGAAGGTGTTGGAAACAAGTTCCTTGCTGATATCAGAAATACTGATGCCTTAATTCATGTTTTAAGATGCTTTGATGATGACAATCTTCCCCATGTTGATGGTTCTGTTGACCCCGTACGAGATAAAGAAAATATAGATTTTGAATTGCAAATTAAAGATATTGAATCTATTGATAAAAAAATTCAACGTATCGAAAAAATAGCAAAATCAGGAGATAAAGATGCAAAAAAAAATCTTGAAGTTTTAAAAATTTACAAAGAGCATATTGAAAATTTTCAACCTGCAAGAACTGCACCTGTTAATGAACAGGATAAAAAATATATTGAAGATATTTCTCTTTTAACTGCCAAACCTATACTTTATGTTTGTAATGTTGATGAAGCATCTGCAATAAACGGAAATAAATATGTTGAACAAGTCAAATTAGCTGTTAAAGATGAAAATACCGAAGTTTTGATAATTGCCGGTACTTTTGAAGCTGATATTGTTGAATTAGAAAGTATTGAGGAAAGAATGGAATTTTTACAGGATATAGGATTAAAAGAACCTGGTGTTAATAAACTTATCATGTCTTCATATAAACTATTGAACTTATCAACATTTTTCACAGCAGGTCCAAAGGAAATTAGAGCATGGACATTAAAAAACGGCATGACTGCTCCTCAGACTGCCGGAGTAATACATAGCGACTTAGAAAGAGGTTTTATCAGGGCAGAAGTTATGAAATATTCAGATTTCATATCTTTGGGATCTGAAATTGCTTGTAAAGAAGCTGGTAAATTATATATAGAAGGAAAAAATTATATTGTTCAAGATGGCGATATATTAAATATACGTTTTAACATTTAAAATTCATTAAAATGAAAACACAATTAAAAATATTAATTTTTCTATTAGTTTTTCCAATTATTGTTTTTTCACAAAATCAAACAAAAAAGGCTTTTAAAATTTTAGACAAAAGAGGAGAAGTTTACTTTAAATTTCCTGTTCAGGATAGAACAGTTATTAACGAAATTACTAAACAGATATCTATTGATGATATTGATGATTCTTTTATTTATGCTAATGCAAACATTAAGGAATTTAAAGAATTTCTTAAACTCGGATATTCTTTTGATATTATTGAACGTAACATTGCCAAAAAATCACTAACAATGGCAACAACAGTTGCCGAAATGGCTAATTGGGACAGATATCCAACCTATGAGGTTTTCAATTCAATGATGAATCAATTTGCTACTGATTATCCTGATATTTGTCAAATACACAACTTAGGTTTATCAGTTGATGGCAGAGATATTTTATGTGTAAAAATTTCTGATAATCCAAGTATTAAAGAAATTGAACCGGAATTTCTTTATACAGGGCAAATGCACGGAGATGAAATAGTTGATTATATTTTATTTTTACGTTTAATTGATTATATGCTTGAGAATTACGGAATAAATGATCAGGTTACTAATTTAATTAATAATGTTGAAATTTGGATTAATCCATTATCAAATCCTGATGGAACCTATCATGGAGGAAACAGTTCAGTAAGTGGTGCAATAAGACGTAATGCAAATTCTGTTGATCTTAACAGAAATTATCCTGACCCTCAAGATGGACAACATCCCGATGGAAATAGCTGGCAACCGGAAACTGTTGTAATGATGAACTTTGCCGATGAACATAATTTTGTTCTTTCAGCTAATTCGCATAGTGGTGCTGAATGTGTTAATTATCCTTGGGATACTTGGGCTACGCGACATGCCGATGATGACTGGTGGCAATATGTTTCAAATCAGTATGCCGATACCGTTCAGGCTAATAGTACAGATTACTTTGATAGTTTTGGCGGAACAGGTATTACTAATGGTTGGGACTGGTACACCATTAACGGCGGAAGACAGGATTATATGAATTATTTTAAGCACTGCCGTGAATTTACTCTTGAACTTTCAGATGTAAAAATGATAGCTTGCGAAGAATTACCAGCTCACTGGAATTACAACAAACAAGCATTTTTAAATTATATTGAGCAATCGCTTTACGGAATTCGTGGTGTTATTACTGATGTCATTACTTATTTACCAGTTAAAGCAAAAGTTACTATTGTTGGTCATGAGGCTGATAGTTCAGAAATTTATTCCGATTCAATTAATGGCAATTATCACAGACCAATTATTGCAGGAACTTATGATCTTGAATTTTCAGCACCGGGATATTATACACAGGTTTCATCAACAAATATTCAAGTTTATAACGAACAAGCAACATATTTGAATATTCAACTGCAACCAATAATTATCACAAATTATCCCCCTGTAATTGTTAATGAAGCAGAACAGGAAATTGATACATTATTTGTTACAACTTATAGAGATTCATCAATATCAGTACATCTGAATATATACGACCAAGACAATGATAATGTGGATGTTAGTTATGGTATTTCATTATCAGGACATGGAAATGTAGTAATTGCACCATCAGGCGATACAAGTTTTGTTTATACTCCAAATTCAGAATATGTTGGTATAGATTACCTTAAAATTGTTGTTAGTGATGATGGCGATCCTGTTTTAACCGATACTGTAATTGTTAAAGTTAATGTAATTTGTCCTGAAAATAATCCACCTGTAATTGTAGATGATGAAGGCATTCCTGTTGATACTTTATCTTATAATGTTATTCAGGATTCTTTAATAAATATATGCTTAAATATAAATGACCCTGATGGTGATGATGTTTATATTACATCAGGTATTTCATTAAACGAAGTTGGTGATGTTAGTTTCGAAACAAATGATACATGTTTTATATATACACCAAATTCAGGATTTATTGGAAATGATTTTGTTCAAATTGTTGTTAGCGATAATGCATGCCAAGTTCTTACGGATACTGTTATTATTGAATTAACAATTATACCAAACGGGGAAAATCCTCCGGTGATAGTTGATACAGAAAACATTCCTATTGATTACCTTGAAATTTACACATTTGAAGATACTTCAATAACTGTAAGGTTAAATGTTATTGATAATGACGGGAACGATGTTGATGTTACAAATGGTATTTCCATAAGCGGAAATGGAAGTGTACAAATTGAACCTTATAATGATACAAGTTTTGTTTTTATTCCAAATGCAGAATACTTTGGCAATGATACTCTTCAAATTATTGTAAGTGATAACAGTGAACTAATTCTTACTGATACTTTAATTGTTTATGTAACTATTTATAATCATGGAGCTAATTCTCCCGAAATTGTTGATGAAAATAATCATTCTATTGACAGTCTTGAATTTATTATTTTTCAGGATTCTGTTTTATTAGTACATTTGAATATATTTGACCCTGATGGTGATACAGTAGATGTTTGTTCAGGCATATCTCTGCTTGGCAATGGTGAAGTTACTATTGACACACCTAATGATACTTGCTTTACATATATTCCGAATTCAGGATTTGTCGGAAACGATATTCTCGAAATTGTTGTTTGTGATAATTCGGAATATAATTTAACCGATACTATTATTGTTAGTATAACTTTAGAATCTAATAATAACGCTCCGGTGATAGTTGATACAGAAAACATTCCTATTGATTACCTTGAAATTTATACATTTAAAGATACTTCAATAACTGTAAGGTTAAATGTTATTGACAATGACGGGGACGATGTTGATGTTACAAATGGTATTTCCCTGAGCGGAAATGGAAGTGTACAAATTGAACCTTATAATGATACAAGTTTTGTTTTTATTCCAAATGCAGGATACTTTGGCAATGATACTCTTCAAATTATTGTAAGCGATAACTGCGAACAGGTTCTTACTGATACTTTAATTGTTTATGTAACTATTTATGATTATGTGGCTAATCCTCCCGAAATTGTTGATGAAGATAATCATCCGATTGATAGTCTTGAATTTACTATTTTTCAGGATTCTGCTATTTCAGTACATTTAAATGTGTTTGATCCTGATGGTGATACAGTAGATGTTTGCTCAGGAATATCTCTGCTTGGCAATGGCGAAGTCATTATTGCTCCACCTAATGATACATGTTTTACATATGTTCCAAATTCAGGATTTGTTGGAAATGATATACTGGAAATTGTTGTTTGTGATAATTCGGAATATGAACTAACTGATACAGTTATTGTGTCAATAAATGTTGAACTACTTGAAAATCATGCTCCGGTTATTGTTGATTCTATAGGAATTCCAATTGATACTTTAAGTCGGATATGTTATAAAGATTCTATATTAAATATTTGTTTAAATGTAAATGATGAAGATGATGATATAATAGAAATTTTTTCAGCAATATCATTAACAGGCAATGGGTCTATTGAAGTAGATCC
Proteins encoded:
- the ychF gene encoding redox-regulated ATPase YchF — encoded protein: MGLQCGIVGITNVGKTTIFNCFSNTKAESTNYAFSTNKSNIGIVNVPDNRLYEIDKIIHSAKIIQTTVEVVDVPGLIKGASKGEGVGNKFLADIRNTDALIHVLRCFDDDNLPHVDGSVDPVRDKENIDFELQIKDIESIDKKIQRIEKIAKSGDKDAKKNLEVLKIYKEHIENFQPARTAPVNEQDKKYIEDISLLTAKPILYVCNVDEASAINGNKYVEQVKLAVKDENTEVLIIAGTFEADIVELESIEERMEFLQDIGLKEPGVNKLIMSSYKLLNLSTFFTAGPKEIRAWTLKNGMTAPQTAGVIHSDLERGFIRAEVMKYSDFISLGSEIACKEAGKLYIEGKNYIVQDGDILNIRFNI
- a CDS encoding tandem-95 repeat protein, with the protein product MKTQLKILIFLLVFPIIVFSQNQTKKAFKILDKRGEVYFKFPVQDRTVINEITKQISIDDIDDSFIYANANIKEFKEFLKLGYSFDIIERNIAKKSLTMATTVAEMANWDRYPTYEVFNSMMNQFATDYPDICQIHNLGLSVDGRDILCVKISDNPSIKEIEPEFLYTGQMHGDEIVDYILFLRLIDYMLENYGINDQVTNLINNVEIWINPLSNPDGTYHGGNSSVSGAIRRNANSVDLNRNYPDPQDGQHPDGNSWQPETVVMMNFADEHNFVLSANSHSGAECVNYPWDTWATRHADDDWWQYVSNQYADTVQANSTDYFDSFGGTGITNGWDWYTINGGRQDYMNYFKHCREFTLELSDVKMIACEELPAHWNYNKQAFLNYIEQSLYGIRGVITDVITYLPVKAKVTIVGHEADSSEIYSDSINGNYHRPIIAGTYDLEFSAPGYYTQVSSTNIQVYNEQATYLNIQLQPIIITNYPPVIVNEAEQEIDTLFVTTYRDSSISVHLNIYDQDNDNVDVSYGISLSGHGNVVIAPSGDTSFVYTPNSEYVGIDYLKIVVSDDGDPVLTDTVIVKVNVICPENNPPVIVDDEGIPVDTLSYNVIQDSLINICLNINDPDGDDVYITSGISLNEVGDVSFETNDTCFIYTPNSGFIGNDFVQIVVSDNACQVLTDTVIIELTIIPNGENPPVIVDTENIPIDYLEIYTFEDTSITVRLNVIDNDGNDVDVTNGISISGNGSVQIEPYNDTSFVFIPNAEYFGNDTLQIIVSDNSELILTDTLIVYVTIYNHGANSPEIVDENNHSIDSLEFIIFQDSVLLVHLNIFDPDGDTVDVCSGISLLGNGEVTIDTPNDTCFTYIPNSGFVGNDILEIVVCDNSEYNLTDTIIVSITLESNNNAPVIVDTENIPIDYLEIYTFKDTSITVRLNVIDNDGDDVDVTNGISLSGNGSVQIEPYNDTSFVFIPNAGYFGNDTLQIIVSDNCEQVLTDTLIVYVTIYDYVANPPEIVDEDNHPIDSLEFTIFQDSAISVHLNVFDPDGDTVDVCSGISLLGNGEVIIAPPNDTCFTYVPNSGFVGNDILEIVVCDNSEYELTDTVIVSINVELLENHAPVIVDSIGIPIDTLSRICYKDSILNICLNVNDEDDDIIEIFSAISLTGNGSIEVDPLQNLCFIYTPDTGFEGKDTLEIIVCDDGVPVLCDTLSIYMDVIKYNSISEFIINSINDINIYPNPFGTTINIEFNLYDNTDIEIVIVNIFGEKIAAIPSKKYSSGFNKFSYNTENLSDGIYVVLIKSKDITFKRKIVKVN